In a genomic window of Lacrimispora sp. BS-2:
- a CDS encoding DUF885 domain-containing protein, with the protein MKNIVLKQGRRFLSIILAVSLLCACAPTNKSPASSSWSGYEQYHARDLSAQNKFDQFTNDLFRDEISESGISFHFSIADPASRGFDTVPLTLGDFSLEKMKQGTKDLLELKKNLDGFNPRQLTDEQRLTWQILRSYIETELSSDGLELYAQPLTTTIGIQAQLPILFSEYAFYTRDDVDHYLALLSTIDNYYGQILEFEKQKSEAGLFMSDASADHLLKSCEAYLIQPDHSFLADTFNTRVDALTDLTAEEKASYKEKNLKVLEEHFIPAYKNLINGITALMGTGTNDKGLSWYPKGKEYFEYLVKSNTGTSYDSIRSLTKAIEKQLNSDIQAIGQITKEHPEVLDHLENYSFSYTKPEEILESLKSQISKDFPELPPCNHTVKYVPSSLEASLSPAFYLVPPLDRYEDNVIYINGNPRFQNDDLYTTLAHEGYPGHLYQNVYFLSKKPNDLRSILSFSSYSEGWATYVEFYSYTLDNGLPPELGELLAHNTAVTLGIYAYLDICINYEGWDKEQTAKYLGTFYNIEKTDIADSIYSSLIENPTNYMEYYVGYMEIMEMRNTAKKILKDDFNLKDFHAFLLDIGPAPFSVIQPAFRSWLSKQLRNP; encoded by the coding sequence ATGAAGAACATCGTTTTGAAACAGGGCCGCCGTTTTCTTTCCATCATACTGGCTGTTTCCCTGCTTTGTGCCTGTGCACCCACCAATAAATCGCCTGCATCGTCTTCATGGAGCGGGTACGAACAATACCATGCCAGGGATTTATCCGCTCAAAACAAGTTTGATCAATTTACAAATGACCTGTTTCGTGACGAGATCAGTGAATCCGGAATCAGCTTCCATTTCAGCATTGCAGATCCGGCTTCCCGGGGATTTGACACAGTTCCTTTGACCCTGGGGGATTTTTCTCTGGAAAAAATGAAACAGGGAACAAAAGACCTTTTGGAATTAAAAAAGAATCTGGATGGTTTTAATCCCCGCCAGTTGACCGACGAACAGCGGCTTACCTGGCAGATTCTCCGCTCCTACATAGAAACAGAACTAAGCTCTGATGGCCTGGAGCTTTATGCCCAGCCTTTAACAACCACCATCGGAATCCAGGCACAGCTTCCCATCCTGTTCTCAGAATATGCCTTTTACACCCGGGATGATGTGGACCACTATCTTGCGCTGCTTTCTACCATTGATAATTATTATGGGCAGATCCTGGAGTTTGAAAAGCAAAAATCAGAAGCCGGCCTTTTTATGTCTGACGCTTCCGCAGACCATTTATTAAAGTCCTGTGAGGCATATTTGATCCAGCCTGACCACAGCTTCCTTGCAGACACCTTCAACACCCGGGTGGATGCCCTTACGGATTTAACCGCGGAAGAAAAAGCTTCCTATAAAGAAAAGAATCTAAAAGTACTGGAAGAGCATTTTATACCTGCCTATAAAAATCTTATCAACGGCATCACCGCCCTTATGGGAACCGGGACCAATGACAAGGGCCTATCCTGGTATCCCAAAGGAAAGGAATATTTTGAATACCTGGTGAAATCCAACACCGGAACCTCCTATGATTCCATCCGAAGCCTGACAAAGGCAATTGAAAAACAGTTAAACTCCGATATCCAGGCCATAGGACAGATTACAAAGGAGCATCCGGAAGTGCTGGATCACCTTGAGAACTATTCCTTTAGTTATACCAAGCCGGAAGAGATCCTGGAATCTTTAAAATCTCAGATTTCAAAGGATTTTCCTGAGCTTCCGCCCTGCAACCATACGGTAAAATACGTTCCCAGTTCCCTGGAGGCATCTTTAAGCCCCGCCTTTTACCTGGTTCCTCCTCTGGACCGTTATGAGGATAACGTCATTTACATCAACGGTAACCCGCGTTTTCAAAATGATGACCTATACACTACCCTGGCTCATGAAGGCTATCCGGGACATTTATATCAAAATGTTTATTTTTTAAGCAAGAAACCTAACGACTTAAGAAGCATCCTCTCCTTTTCCAGTTATTCGGAAGGCTGGGCCACCTATGTGGAGTTTTACTCCTACACCTTAGATAACGGACTTCCTCCGGAGCTTGGTGAGCTTCTGGCACATAATACTGCCGTTACCCTGGGCATCTATGCATATCTGGATATTTGCATCAATTATGAGGGCTGGGATAAAGAGCAGACAGCCAAATACCTTGGCACGTTTTATAATATTGAGAAAACAGATATTGCAGATTCCATTTACTCCAGCCTGATCGAAAATCCCACCAATTATATGGAATACTACGTGGGATATATGGAGATTATGGAAATGCGGAACACCGCTAAGAAGATCTTAAAGGATGATTTTAATTTGAAAGA
- the rsmA gene encoding 16S rRNA (adenine(1518)-N(6)/adenine(1519)-N(6))-dimethyltransferase RsmA, with the protein MATLGNPQKTIEVIQKYEFAFQKKFGQNFLIDTHVLDKIIAAAGVTKEDCVLEIGPGIGTMTQYLAENARHVVAVEIDSNLIPILKETLADYENVTVIHDDILKVDINQITKEYNGGRPIKVVANLPYYITTPIIMGLFENMVPIDNVTVMVQKEVADRMQVGPGSKDYGALSLAVQYYAKPYIVANVPPNCFMPRPNVGSAVIRLTRHKEPPVKAEDTGLMFRLIRASFNQRRKTLQNGLNNSPEIPFTKEEISEAVKSLGLGPSVRGEALTLEQFASLSNYFTGMKR; encoded by the coding sequence ATGGCGACACTGGGAAATCCCCAAAAAACAATCGAGGTCATTCAGAAATACGAATTCGCATTCCAAAAGAAATTCGGACAGAATTTTTTAATAGACACCCACGTATTAGATAAGATCATAGCCGCGGCAGGCGTAACAAAGGAGGACTGTGTTCTGGAAATCGGGCCGGGGATCGGCACGATGACGCAGTATCTGGCAGAAAACGCCAGACATGTGGTAGCTGTGGAGATCGATTCAAACCTGATTCCCATTCTCAAAGAGACCCTGGCAGACTATGAGAATGTGACCGTTATCCATGATGATATTCTTAAGGTTGACATCAACCAGATAACAAAGGAGTATAACGGCGGGCGTCCGATCAAGGTGGTTGCAAATCTGCCGTATTACATCACAACTCCTATTATTATGGGCCTTTTTGAAAACATGGTGCCAATAGACAATGTTACGGTCATGGTTCAGAAGGAAGTGGCAGACCGTATGCAGGTAGGGCCTGGTTCTAAGGATTACGGCGCTCTTTCATTGGCTGTCCAGTATTATGCAAAGCCCTATATTGTTGCAAACGTCCCGCCTAACTGCTTTATGCCCCGTCCGAATGTGGGTTCCGCGGTAATCCGCCTGACCCGCCACAAGGAGCCGCCGGTAAAGGCAGAGGATACAGGGCTTATGTTCCGTCTGATCCGTGCTTCCTTTAACCAGAGAAGAAAGACCCTTCAAAACGGACTGAACAATTCGCCGGAGATTCCCTTCACAAAGGAAGAAATCTCGGAGGCAGTTAAAAGCCTGGGACTTGGGCCCTCCGTGCGGGGAGAAGCATTGACTTTAGAGCAGTTTGCATCCCTTAGCAACTATTTTACAGGAATGAAAAGATAA
- a CDS encoding TatD family hydrolase, with amino-acid sequence MIFDTHAHYDDEAFDEDREELLTSLFDHGIETVTNIGASMETSRNTLELAEKYPYVYGAIGVHPNETGELDEEDITWLKEGSAHKKIVAIGEIGLDYYWDEPDHDTQKRWFIRQLNLAKEVKLPVVIHSRDAAKDTLDIMKAEGAKDIGGVIHCFSYGKEIAREYLNMGYYLGIGGVLTFKNAKKLKEVVEYMPMEQLVLETDCPYLAPAPNRGKRNSSLNLPYVVQEISAIKGIPEEKVIEITNQNAKRLYRLSEQL; translated from the coding sequence ATGATTTTTGATACACACGCCCATTACGATGATGAGGCATTTGATGAAGACAGAGAGGAACTGCTGACAAGCCTTTTTGACCATGGAATTGAGACTGTTACCAATATAGGTGCCAGCATGGAAACTTCCAGGAACACCCTGGAACTGGCGGAGAAATATCCATATGTATATGGAGCGATCGGTGTTCATCCCAATGAAACCGGTGAGCTGGACGAAGAAGATATAACCTGGCTGAAAGAAGGGTCTGCCCATAAAAAGATCGTGGCAATCGGCGAGATCGGCCTTGACTATTACTGGGATGAGCCGGATCATGACACCCAGAAAAGGTGGTTTATCCGCCAGCTGAACCTGGCAAAGGAAGTGAAGCTTCCTGTGGTAATCCACAGCCGGGATGCGGCAAAGGACACCTTAGATATCATGAAGGCAGAGGGGGCAAAGGACATTGGAGGAGTGATTCACTGCTTTTCTTATGGAAAGGAGATCGCCAGGGAATACTTAAATATGGGGTACTATCTGGGAATCGGAGGCGTCCTTACCTTTAAGAATGCTAAAAAGCTTAAAGAAGTGGTGGAGTATATGCCGATGGAACAGCTGGTACTGGAAACAGACTGCCCTTATCTGGCTCCCGCACCCAACAGGGGAAAGCGTAATTCTTCCTTAAATCTTCCCTATGTGGTGCAGGAAATCAGTGCCATTAAGGGAATACCGGAAGAAAAGGTCATTGAAATCACCAATCAGAATGCCAAAAGGCTATACAGGCTTTCGGAACAGCTATAA
- the dhaS gene encoding dihydroxyacetone kinase transcriptional activator DhaS, with translation MADSLITKRAIAEALKQVCREKPFDKISITNITSVWGLNRQTFYYHFQDKYELLSWIYYNENFAKIAEDITLENWNQKVYELLQNMKEEKAFYINTIKEQEHTFESYLFEMAKALFSEAILKLDEKKKLTMEERDFDAEFYAYGICGIIVDWVEKGMKTDPRLVADRLKSLARATARAGYLRGQAKL, from the coding sequence ATGGCAGATTCGCTGATTACAAAACGCGCAATAGCGGAAGCCTTAAAACAGGTATGCAGGGAAAAGCCCTTTGATAAGATATCCATAACAAATATCACATCCGTATGGGGGTTAAACCGGCAGACCTTCTATTATCATTTTCAGGATAAATATGAACTTTTAAGCTGGATCTATTATAATGAGAATTTTGCCAAAATAGCAGAAGACATTACTCTTGAGAACTGGAACCAGAAGGTTTATGAACTGCTTCAAAATATGAAAGAGGAAAAAGCCTTTTATATCAATACCATCAAAGAACAGGAGCATACTTTTGAGAGTTATCTGTTTGAGATGGCAAAAGCCCTGTTTTCCGAAGCGATTTTAAAGCTGGATGAAAAAAAGAAGCTCACCATGGAGGAGAGGGACTTTGACGCAGAATTTTATGCATATGGTATCTGTGGGATTATTGTTGACTGGGTGGAGAAAGGAATGAAGACGGATCCCCGGCTTGTGGCGGATCGTTTAAAAAGCCTGGCCAGGGCTACGGCGCGGGCCGGTTATCTCCGAGGCCAGGCGAAGCTTTAA
- a CDS encoding TraX family protein has product MKESISARAKGITGNTLKMIAIVTMLIDHIGVAVVENGILKNQDNLTAWELFGLQGENLWDMADLVLRTIGRVAFPIFCFLLVEGFFHTRNIKKYGARLFLFALISEIPFDLAIFDQWFYPDYQNVYFTLFIGLCVLYWYDKAMGDPIRQTLVFLAGCGAAVFLKCDYDIIGIVMILLFYVFYKDKKKQTIFAGILTAVQSLSCFGAAILAFIPIRMYSGARGKRNLKYLFYWFYPAHLVLLYILRLIIIK; this is encoded by the coding sequence ATGAAAGAGTCAATCAGTGCCCGTGCAAAAGGAATAACAGGAAATACTTTAAAGATGATTGCCATTGTTACCATGCTCATAGACCATATCGGCGTGGCTGTTGTTGAAAACGGTATTTTAAAAAATCAGGACAATCTTACTGCCTGGGAGCTTTTTGGCTTGCAGGGAGAAAACCTGTGGGACATGGCTGACCTGGTGCTTCGTACCATTGGAAGAGTTGCATTCCCTATTTTTTGCTTTCTGCTTGTAGAAGGTTTTTTCCATACCAGGAATATTAAAAAATATGGAGCCAGGCTTTTTTTATTCGCCCTTATATCCGAGATTCCCTTTGATCTGGCAATTTTTGATCAATGGTTTTATCCAGATTATCAGAATGTATATTTTACCCTGTTCATCGGCCTATGTGTTCTTTACTGGTATGATAAGGCTATGGGAGACCCAATCAGGCAGACCCTGGTATTTTTGGCCGGATGCGGTGCGGCTGTTTTTTTGAAATGTGATTATGATATCATAGGGATAGTTATGATCCTGCTATTTTATGTTTTTTATAAAGATAAGAAAAAGCAGACCATTTTCGCAGGTATCCTGACAGCCGTCCAGAGCCTTAGCTGTTTTGGGGCGGCTATCCTGGCCTTCATCCCCATCCGCATGTATAGCGGAGCCAGAGGAAAAAGGAATTTAAAATACCTTTTTTACTGGTTTTATCCTGCTCACTTAGTTTTGCTTTATATCCTGCGTTTGATTATTATAAAGTAA
- the metG gene encoding methionine--tRNA ligase — protein MCKDSKKKPYYITTAIAYASGKPHIGNTYEAILADSIARYKRAEGYDVFFQTGTDEHGQKIEEKAEAAGITPKEFVDRAAGEIKNIWDLMNTSYDKFIRTTDKEHEEQVQKIFKKLYDQGDIYKGHYEGLYCTPCESFFTESQLVDGKCPDCGREVKPAKEEAYFFRMSKYADRLIKHINENPDFIQPVSRKNEMMNNFLLPGLQDLCVSRTTFKWGIPVSFDPKHVTYVWLDALTNYITGIGYDCDGKSSDQYARLWPADLHLIGKDIIRFHTIYWPIFLMALDIPLPKQVFGHPWLLQGDGKMSKSKGNVLYADTLVDFFGVDAVRYFVLHEMPFDNDGVISWELMVERMNSDLANILGNLVNRTISMSNKYFGGIVSDGNAAEAVDEDLKAVVLEEVKKVQEKMEKLRVADAMTAIFNIFRRSNKYIDETAPWTLAKDEASKGRLETVLYNLTEAIAIGASLLDSFMPDTSKKILNQLNTSKRELSQMNEFGVYPSGNKVTDKPEILFARMDIKEVMEKVEAMYGPKEEESKETAKEDASAVIDIEAKAEIEYDDFAKLQFQVGQIIACEAVPKSKKLLCSQVKIGSQVKQIVSGIKAHYSPEEMVGKKVMVVVNLKPAKLAGVLSEGMLLCAEDAEGNLSLMVPEKAMPAGAEIC, from the coding sequence ATGTGTAAAGACTCTAAGAAAAAACCATACTATATCACCACGGCTATTGCCTATGCATCAGGAAAGCCCCATATCGGCAATACCTATGAGGCAATATTAGCGGATTCCATCGCCCGTTATAAGAGGGCAGAGGGCTATGACGTGTTTTTCCAGACAGGAACCGATGAGCATGGCCAGAAGATTGAGGAAAAGGCAGAGGCAGCAGGGATCACGCCTAAGGAGTTCGTAGACAGGGCTGCCGGTGAAATTAAGAATATCTGGGATCTGATGAACACCTCTTACGATAAATTCATCCGCACCACAGACAAGGAACATGAGGAGCAGGTTCAGAAGATCTTTAAGAAGCTCTATGACCAGGGAGATATCTATAAGGGACATTACGAAGGCTTATACTGCACGCCCTGTGAATCCTTTTTTACAGAATCCCAGCTTGTAGACGGCAAATGTCCGGACTGCGGACGTGAAGTGAAGCCGGCAAAAGAAGAGGCATATTTCTTCCGCATGAGCAAATATGCGGACCGTTTGATAAAGCACATCAATGAGAACCCGGATTTTATCCAGCCAGTATCCAGAAAAAATGAGATGATGAACAATTTCCTCCTTCCGGGACTTCAGGATCTTTGCGTATCCAGGACCACGTTTAAGTGGGGGATTCCGGTGTCCTTTGATCCGAAGCATGTCACCTATGTCTGGCTTGATGCGCTGACCAACTATATTACCGGAATCGGCTATGACTGTGACGGCAAAAGCAGTGACCAGTATGCCAGATTATGGCCGGCAGACCTTCACCTGATCGGTAAGGATATCATCCGGTTCCATACAATTTACTGGCCCATTTTCCTTATGGCCCTTGATATTCCCCTGCCAAAGCAGGTATTTGGCCATCCATGGCTGCTTCAGGGGGACGGCAAGATGAGTAAATCCAAGGGAAATGTCCTCTATGCGGATACCCTGGTGGATTTCTTCGGCGTGGATGCAGTCCGTTATTTTGTCCTTCATGAAATGCCATTTGATAATGACGGGGTTATTTCCTGGGAGCTTATGGTGGAACGCATGAACTCTGACCTGGCTAACATCCTGGGCAATCTTGTAAACCGTACCATTTCCATGTCCAATAAATACTTTGGCGGCATCGTGTCTGACGGAAATGCAGCGGAGGCTGTTGATGAAGACCTTAAGGCAGTGGTGTTAGAAGAGGTGAAAAAGGTTCAGGAGAAGATGGAGAAACTCCGTGTCGCTGATGCGATGACAGCAATCTTTAATATTTTCAGAAGGAGCAACAAATACATTGATGAAACTGCTCCATGGACCCTTGCCAAGGATGAAGCATCAAAGGGCAGGCTGGAAACCGTTCTTTATAATCTGACGGAAGCCATTGCCATCGGAGCCTCCCTCCTTGATTCCTTTATGCCGGATACCTCTAAAAAGATTCTTAATCAGCTTAATACTTCAAAGAGAGAGCTGTCCCAGATGAATGAATTCGGTGTATATCCCTCTGGAAATAAGGTGACTGATAAGCCGGAGATCCTGTTTGCACGTATGGATATTAAGGAAGTTATGGAGAAGGTGGAAGCCATGTATGGACCAAAGGAAGAAGAATCCAAGGAAACTGCCAAAGAAGATGCTTCCGCCGTGATTGATATAGAAGCCAAAGCAGAGATCGAATACGACGATTTTGCCAAGCTGCAGTTCCAGGTAGGCCAGATCATTGCCTGTGAGGCTGTTCCAAAGTCAAAGAAGCTTTTGTGTTCCCAGGTGAAGATCGGAAGCCAGGTAAAACAGATTGTCAGCGGAATCAAAGCCCACTATTCACCGGAAGAAATGGTTGGCAAAAAGGTGATGGTTGTGGTAAACTTAAAACCAGCAAAACTGGCTGGAGTCCTGTCTGAAGGCATGCTTCTCTGCGCGGAGGATGCAGAAGGCAATTTATCTCTTATGGTTCCGGAGAAAGCAATGCCGGCAGGAGCAGAAATCTGCTAA